In Streptomyces pluripotens, the genomic window TCCCGGGCCGCAGTCCGCTGTGCAGCGGCCCTCGGTGCGCGGGCAGGTCCTGGACGCCTTGCGCAGGGCACTGGTGACCGGGGAGCTGAAGCCTGGCGAGGTCTATTCGGCACCGGTGCTCGGTGAACGCTTCGGGGTCTCGGCCACGCCGGTGCGGGAGGCCATGCAGCAGCTTGCGCTGGAGGACGCCGTCGAAGTCGTGCCCAATCGCGGTTTCCGGGTCGTTGAGCGCGGATCCCAGGAGATCGCCGAGCTGGCTGAAGTGCGCGCACTGATCGAGGTGCCGGTGGTGCTGCGGCTCGCGCGGACCCTGCCGGCCGAGCGGTGGGCGCACTTGCGTCCCCTCGCGGAGGCGACGGTGCGCGCGGCGTCCACCGGCTGTCCGGCGGCGTACGCGGAGTCCGACCGGGTCTTCCACGGGGCCGTGCTCTCCCTGTCGGGCAACGAGCAGCTGGTGCGTGTCGCGGAGGACCTGCACCGCCGGTCTCAGTGGCCGCCGGCCGGCGGCCCGGTCCGGCGGGGGCGTACCGGTCTGGTCGCGGATGCGGCGGAGCACATGGCCCTGTTGGAGGCGTTGGCCGCCCGTGACCTGGACGGGGTGCGGAACGTGGTGCGGGAGCACTTCGCGGGCGCGCGCTGAGCGCGGTGCCCCGCGCGGCCGGGAGAGCCGGGATAGCCCGGACAGCCCTGGCGCTCCTGTTGGTGCCGGGCGGGTTTCGCCTGTCTGCCAGCAGCAGGAGCAACGGCACATGATGCCCGGTGGGGGCCGGCCGGTGGTCGTGACGGGTGCAGCGGCCACCGGCCGGTGTCGATCAAGGTCGTTCAGGAACCGTCTGTGTCACCGTGCGCGGTCTTGGAGTAGGCGTCGTGCCAGGCCGCCTTCGCGCCCGAGTCGCCGACCCGGTACACGTCCACGACCGCTCCCGCGGCGACGGCCACGGACAACACGGCCACGACTATCCGCACCGGCAGGGCGGACCAGCGCAGCCCGCCGCCCTGCCCGCTCCCGGTTTCCGCCGCGCCGCGCCGCGCGGCCCACCACACGAGCGCGGCCAGCACGAACAGGCCCAG contains:
- a CDS encoding GntR family transcriptional regulator; its protein translation is MKQGVQGFAGAGTPKCGTPNTARVPPQQRSATPRDGVRERDMAVPGARGEHTHGERPVPGPQSAVQRPSVRGQVLDALRRALVTGELKPGEVYSAPVLGERFGVSATPVREAMQQLALEDAVEVVPNRGFRVVERGSQEIAELAEVRALIEVPVVLRLARTLPAERWAHLRPLAEATVRAASTGCPAAYAESDRVFHGAVLSLSGNEQLVRVAEDLHRRSQWPPAGGPVRRGRTGLVADAAEHMALLEALAARDLDGVRNVVREHFAGAR